In the genome of Neofelis nebulosa isolate mNeoNeb1 chromosome 6, mNeoNeb1.pri, whole genome shotgun sequence, one region contains:
- the PPP1R10 gene encoding serine/threonine-protein phosphatase 1 regulatory subunit 10: MGSGPIDPKELLKGLDSFLNRDGEVKSVDGISKIFSLMKEARKMVSRCTYLNILLQTQSPEILVKFIDVGGYKLLNNWLTYSKTTNNIPLLQQILLTLQHLPLTVDHLKQNNTAKLVKQLSKSSEDEELRKLASVLVSDWMAVIRSQSSTQPAEKDKKKRKEEGKSRTTPPERPLTEVKAETRAEEAPEKKKEKPKSLRTTAPSHAKFRSTGLELETPSLVPVKKNASAVVVSDKYNLKPIPLKRQSTTVAPGDAAPPAEKKYKPLNTTPNATKEIKVKIIPPQPMEGLGFLDALNSAPVPGIKIKKKKKVLSPTAAKPSPFEGKTSTEPSTAKPSSPEPAPPCEPMDTDRPGTPVPPVEVPELMDTASLEPGALDAKPVESPGDPSQLTRKGRKRKTVTWPEEGKLREYFYFELDETERVNVNKIKDFGEAAKREILSDRHAFETARRLSHDNMEEKVPWVCPRPLVLPSPLVTPGSNSQERYIQAEREKGILQELFLNKESPHEPDPEPYDPVPPKLIPLDEECSMDETPYIETLEPGGAGGSPDGAGGSKLPPVLANLMGSMGAGKSPQGPGGGGINVQEILTSIMGSPNSHPSEELLKQPDYSDKIKQMLVPHGLLGPGPIANGFPPGGPGGPKAMQHFPPGPGGPMPGPHGGPGGPVGPRLLGPPPPPRGGDPFWDGPGDPMRGGPMRGGPGPGPGPYHRGRGGRGGNEPPPPPPFRGARGGRSGGGPPNGRGGPGGGMVGGGGHRPHEGPGGGMSSSSGHRPHEGPGSVMGGGHRPHEGPGGSMGGGGGHRPHEGPGGGMGSGSGHRPHEGPGSGMGGGSGHRPHEGPGGGMGAGGGHRPHEGPGGSMGGSSGHRPHEGPGHGGPHGHRPHDVPGHRGHDHRGPPPHEHRGHDGPGHGGGGHRGHDGGHSHGGDMSNRPVCRHFMMKGNCRYENNCAFYHPGVNGPPLP, from the exons ATGGGTTCGGGTCCCATAGATCCCAAAGAGCTTCTCAAGGGCCTGGATAGCTTCCTTAACCGAGATGGGGAAGTCAAGAGTGTGGATGGCATTTCCAAGATCTTCAG TCTTATGAAGGAAGCACGAAAGATGGTGAGTCGATGCACTTACTTGAACATTCTCCTGCAGACCCAGTCACCAGAAATATTGGTCAA GTTTATTGATGTTGGTGGCTACAAGCTTCTTAACAATTGGCTGACCTATTCAAAGACAACCAACAACATTCCCCTCTTGCAGCAAATTCTGCTGACCCTGCAGCACCTACCACTCACTGTGGACCACCTCAAGCAG AACAACACCGCCAAACTGGTGAAGCAACTGAGCAAATCAAGTGAGGATGAAG AGCTCCGGAAATTGGCTTCAGTCCTTGTCAGTGACTGGATGGCTGTCATCCGCTCCCAGAGCAGTACCCAGCCTGCTG agaaagataaaaaaaaacgtaaagaagaggggaagagtCGAACCACCCCTCCTGAGCGACCCTTGACTGAGGTGAAGGCTGAGACCCGGGCTGAGGAGGCcccagagaagaagaaggagaagccCAAGTCTCTACGAACCACAGCACCCAGTCATGCCAAGTTCCGTTCCACTG GGCTAGAGCTGGAGACCCCATCTTTGGTGCCTGTgaagaagaatgccagtgcagtGGTGGTTTCTGACAAGTACAACCTTAAACCCATCCCCCTCAAGCGTCAGAG CACCACAGTTGCTCCAGGAGATGCTGCCCCCCCTGCAGAGAAGAAATACAAGCCACTGAACACCACACCCAATGCCACCAAAGAGATCAAAGTGAAGATCATCCCACCACAGC CTATGGAGGGCCTGGGCTTTCTGGATGCGCTCAATTCAGCCCCTGTTCCAGGCATcaaaattaagaagaagaagaaggtgttGTCACCTACAGCTGCCAAG cCAAGCCCATTTGAAGGGAAAACGAGCACAGAACCAAGCACAGCCAAGCCTTCTTCCCCAGAACCAGCACCTCCTTGTGAGCCTATGGACACAGACCGCCCAGGAACCCCAGTTCCCCCTGTTGAAGTCCCAGAGCTCATGGATACAG CTTCTTTGGAGCCAGGAGCACTGGATGCAAAGCCAGTGGAGAGTCCTGGAGATCCTAGCCAGCTGACCCGGAAAGGCAGGAAGAGGAAGACTGTGACATGGCCTGAGGAGGGCAAACTGAGagaatatttctattttgaactGGATGAAACTGAACGAG TAAATGTGAATAAGATCAAGGACTTTGGTGAGGCAGCTAAACGAGAGATACTGTCAGACCGACATGCGTTTGAGACGGCCCGTCGTCTGAGCCATGACAATATGGAGGAGAAGGTGCCCTGGGTGTGCCCGCGACCCTTGGTTCTACCCTCACCTCTTGTCACCCCTGGAAGCAATAGCCAGGAGCGATATATCCAGgctgagagggagaaaggaatccTTCAGGAGCTCTTCCTGAACAAGGAAAG TCCTCATGAGCCTGATCCTGAGCCCTATGATCCTGTACCCCCGAAGCTCATCCCCCTAGATGAG GAGTGTTCTATGGATGAGACCCCATATATTGAGACCCTGGAACCTGGGGGAGCTGGTGGCTCACCTGATGGGGCAGGTGGCTCCAAGTTGCCTCCTGTCCTAGCCAATCTCATGGGAAGCATGGGTGCTGGAAAGAGCCCCCAgggtcctggaggagggggcatcAATGTCCAAGAGATCCTCACCTCCATCATG GGTAGCCCAAATAGTCATCCCTCAGAGGAACTGCTAAAGCAACCAGACTATTCAGACAAGATCAAGCAGATGCTGG tgcCACATGGATTATTAGGCCCTGGTCCAATAGCCAATGGTTTCCCACCAGGAGGCCCTGGTGGCCCCAAGGCCATGCAGCACTTCCCCCCTGGACCTGGGGGACCTATGCCAG GTCCTCACGGAGGCCCCGGTGGGCCAGTGGGTCCACGTCTCTtgggtcccccaccccctccacgaGGGGGTGATCCCTTCTGGGATGGCCCGGGTGACCCCATGCGGGGTGGCCCAATGCGGGGGGGTCCAGGACCAGGTCCTGGACCGTACCATAGAGGCCGTGGTGGCCGAGGAGGAAAtgaacctcctcctcctcctcccttccgaGGGGCCAGAGGAGGTCGCTCTGGAGGAGGACCCCCAAATGGAAGAGGGGGCCCTGGTGGGGGCATGGTTGGAGGTGGTGGGCATCGTCCTCATGAAGGCCCTGGTGGGGGCATGAGCAGCAGCAGTGGCCATCGTCCCCATGAAGGCCCTGGCAGTGTCATGGGTGGTGGGCATCGCCCCCACGAAGGCCCTGGTGGTAGcatgggtggaggtgggggacatCGTCCCCATGAAGGCCCTGGCGGTGGCATGGGCAGTGGCAGTGGACATCGTCCCCATGAAGGCCCTGGCAGTGGCATGGGCGGAGGCAGTGGACATCGTCCCCATGAAGGCCCTGGTGGAGGCATGGGTGCTGGTGGTGGACATCGCCCCCATGAAGGCCCTGGTGGGAGCATGGGTGGAAGCAGTGGACATCGCCCCCATGAAGGTCCTGGACATGGAGGGCCCCATGGCCACCGGCCTCATGATGTCCCTGGTCACCGAGGCCATGACCATCGAGGGCCACCGCCTCATGAGCACCGTGGCCATGATGGCCCTGGCCATGGAGGAGGGGGCCACCGAGGGCATGATGGAGGCCACAGCCATGGAGGAG ACATGTCAAACCGCCCTGTTTGCCGACATTTCATGATGAAGGGCAACTGCCGCTATGAGAACAACTGTGCCTTCTACCACCCGGGTGTCAACGGGCCCCCTCTGCCCTAG